In the Sarcophilus harrisii chromosome 1, mSarHar1.11, whole genome shotgun sequence genome, one interval contains:
- the LOC100915745 gene encoding uncharacterized protein LOC100915745, with translation MSVRGWAKLGNLQWVPPLPERARDEWLLLVSNQRPVIGFKSRPLGGRELLAVTCSFRRCFCFPGVFLGASAFRRRSSSGLCAAVSMAHKQIYYSDKYFDEHYEYRHVMLPRELSKQVPKTHLMSEEEWRRLGVQQSLGWVHYMIHEPEPHILLFRRPLPKEQQK, from the exons ATGAGCGTTAGGGGTTGGGCAAAGCTTGGAAACCTCCAGTGGGTTCCACCCCTTCCGGAGAGAGCGCGCGATGAGTGGTTGTTGCTCGTGTCCAATCAACGCCCGGTTATTGGATTCAAATCAAGACCCCTGGGGGGAAGGGAGCTCCTAGCAGTTACTTGTAGTTTCCGTCGCTGCTTCTGTTTCCCCGGTGTCTTCCTCGGTGCCTCTGCTTTTCGCCGGCGTAGCTCTTCGGGACTCTGCGCTGCCGTCAGCATGGCCCACAAGCAAATCTACTACTCGGACAAGTATTTTGATGAGCACTACGAGTACCG gcATGTTATGTTACCTAGAGAACTTTCCAAACAAGTACCAAAAACCCATCTGATGTCTGAAGAGGAGTGGAGGAGACTAGGTGTCCAGCAGAGTCTTGGATGGGTTCATTATATGATTCATGAGCCAG AACCACATATTCTGCTCTTTAGAAGACCTCTtccaaaagaacaacaaaaatga